One window of Pyrus communis chromosome 12, drPyrComm1.1, whole genome shotgun sequence genomic DNA carries:
- the LOC137711001 gene encoding COP1-interactive protein 1, with product MPKHRVRESIKSLFGSHINSQKHEELKGTKIGIEEKVNKILKLLKNEELEKVDVPVENSKAEPLAELIQDFHKDYQSLYAQYDQLTGALKKKVRSKQEKDNSSSSSSDSDSNHSSNEKSSKNGVMESDFQKITDGMKQELELAHQEVADLKRRLTATSEEKEALSSECTAALTKIEEKESVVIDLKTAAERLDAEKSLLLAENGELKQKLEAGGKIEAELIQKVEDVEGERDNLIKEKETALRTIEDGEAITAELRTVIDRLKDEKVTLEQELESVRGEVIHIKEKLQSAEEQVSDLSHNLKAKEEETLKIAEISNEIQQAQNVIQELTTESSQLREKLGQREVEYSALSEMHELHEKKTLAQIMELQAAMTGLELELESLRAQKRDMEVKIESTEAEVKQLGEVSAGLQVQISEVESISNEKAAKLSALTKKLEDYKSESIQLKEKLGQREVEYSALSEMHELHKSKTLAQITGLEAAVAGVELELESLRGQKTDIEVEIENKETQVKQLAEANAGLQARISQLESISNEREAEFSSLAKKFEDSSNEYGQLQEKLGQREVEHSTLSEMHELHKSKTLAQITGLEAAVAGLELELESLQGQKKDIEVEIEKKETQVKQLAKENEGLQAQTSELESISNEREAELSALTKKLEEINSEAIQLKEQLVQKEKEYSALSEKHELHESKTSAQILGLEAAVAGLELELGSLRGQKEDIDVEIENKETQVKQLAEANAGLQARISQLESISNEREAEFSSLAKKFEDSSNEYGQLQEKLGQREVEHSTLSEMHELHKSKTLAQVTGLEAAVAGLELELESLRGQKKDIEVEIEKKETQVKQLAEENAGLQAQTSELESISNEREAELSALTKKLEEINSEAIQLKEQLYQKEKEYSALSEKHELHESKTLAQITGLEAAVAGLELELESLQGQKTDIEVEIENKETQVKQLAEENAGLQARISQLESISNEREAEFSSLVKKFEDSGNEYGQLQEKLGQREVEHSTLSEMHELHKSKTLAQITGLEAAVAGLELELESLRGQKKDIEVEIEKKETQVKQLAEENAGLQAQTSEHESISNEREAELSALTKKLEEINSEAIQLKEQLYQKEKEYSALSEKHELHESKTLAQITGLEAAVAGLELELESLRGQKTDIEVEIENKETQVKQLAEENAGLQARISQLESISNEREAEFSSLVKKFEDSGNEYGRLQEKLGQREVEHSTLSEMHELHKSKTLAQIAGLEAAVAGLELELESLRGQKKDIEVEIEKKETQVKQLAEENAGLQAQTSELESISNEREAELSALTKKLEEINSESIQLKEQLDQKEKEYSALSEKHELHESKTLAQILGLEAAVAGLELKMKTLQGQKEDIDVEIENKETQVKQLAEENAGLQAQISELESISNEREAELSALTKKLEDSSNEYSQLQEKLGQREKEYSTLSEMHNLHEIETLDKIKGFESEATGLALELESLRHQKSGLEVEIKSKETVAKQLGEENVGLQARISELESTLEDREAELSALTKKLEDSNHESSSRIADLSAQINNLLAEVDSLRAQKVELEELIVSKGDEASTQVKGLVEQVNVLQQELLSMQSGKTELQVQLENKTQEVSEFLIQIQNLKEEITNKITDHERVVEEKESLTAEKREIEIKVDSIHNHKSELEEEIRTKCLESDQLRAQIVELKDQIVEFEKRLTEKEAEFSSLQEKHDSAVNDASAQITAFVSQVTSLQQDLDALQTEKNQMELQFEREKQELSQSLTQLENEKVELKSKIADHQRLLNEHEETYGKLKDEYMQLESRMQDSKVNHDAAERKIEQMAEDFSKKIESKDETIADLEQEAEYLKRDLEEKGYELSSLVENSRNVEVKLRLSNQKLRVTEQVLTEKEESFKKAELKFLEEQRALEDRIARLSGIISANNEAYQRNITLVSENVNGSLRRMESMIKKFVDDYAKYETCILETSQQLHIAKNWAAETNSERETLKREVEDLIERLRDKKEEALVLGEQVERMRAKASKEEVEKGSLIKAVSQLEKKAADLEKVVEEKTEGMLGLGEEKREAIRQLCIWIEYHQSRYDHLKEILSKTTPARGQTRASTSRP from the exons ATGCCAAAGCACCGCGTGAGGGAGTCAATTAAGTCCTTATTTGGAAGTCATATCAATTCACAGAAGCATGAAGAGCTGAAAGGAACTAAAATAG GTATTGAGGAGAAGGTGAATAAAATATTGAAGCTTCTAAAAAATGAAGAGCTTGAAAAAGTTGACGTCCCAGTAGAGAACTCCAAAGCGGAACCTCTCGCTGAGCTAATTCAGGATTTCCACAAGGATTACCAATCACTGTATGCACAATATGATCAACTAACCGGAGCGCTGAAGAAAAAAGTTCGGAGCAAACAAGAAAAGGACAACAGCTCTTCATCAAGTTCAGACTCAGATTCCAATCATTCTTCAAATGAAAAAAGCAGTAAAAATGGAGTGATGGAAAGTGACTTTCAGAAAATAACTGATGGGATGAAGCAGGAACTTGAATTGGCACATCAAGAAGTTGCTGACCTGAAGAGGAGATTGACAGCTACAAGTGAAGAGAAGGAAGCTTTAAGCTCAGAATGCACGGCGGCTTTGACCAAGATAGAAGAAAAGGAGAGTGTTGTTATTGACTTGAAGACTGCAGCTGAAAGGTTAGATGCCGAAAAATCACTACTTTTGGCCGAGAATGGTGAGCTAAAACAAAAACTGGAAGCTGGTGGAAAGATAGAAGCTGAATTGATTCAAAAAGTGGAAGAtgtggaaggagagagagataacTTGATTAAGGAGAAAGAGACTGCTCTGAGAACAATTGAAGATGGAGAGGCTATTACTGCGGAATTAAGAACCGTGATTGATAGGCTGAAAGATGAAAAAGTAACCCTTGAGCAAGAACTAGAATCTGTTCGAGGGGAAGTCATCCATATAAAGGAGAAGCTGCAATCTGCAGAAGAGCAGGTATCAGATTTAAGCCACAATCTGAAAGCCAAGGAGGAAGAAACCTTGAAAATTGCAGAGATCTCGAATGAGATTCAGCAGGCACAGAACGTGATACAAGAACTCACAACTGAATCTAGTCAGCTAAGGGAGAAATTGGGTCAGAGGGAAGTGGAATATTCGGCTCTGTCTGAGATGCATGAGCTGCATGAGAAGAAAACATTGGCTCAAATTATGGAATTACAGGCTGCTATGACAGGGCTGGAACTGGAGCTGGAATCTTTGCGAGCTCAGAAAAGAGATATGGAAGTGAAGATTGAGAGCACAGAAGCTGAAGTAAAACAACTGGGAGAGGTGAGTGCAGGACTGCAAGTCCAAATTTCAGAAGTTGAGTCAATATCAAATGAGAAAGCAGCAAAACTTTCTGCTCTCACGAAAAAACTTGAAGATTACAAAAGTGAATCTATTCAGCTGAAGGAGAAATTGGGTCAGAGGGAAGTGGAATACTCAGCTCTGTCTGAGATGCATGAGCTGCATAAGAGTAAAACATTGGCTCAAATTACGGGATTAGAGGCTGCTGTCGCAGGGGTGGAACTGGAGCTGGAATCTTTGCGAGGTCAGAAAACAGATATAGAAGTTGAGATTGAGAACAAAGAAACTCAAGTGAAACAACTAGCAGAAGCGAATGCGGGACTGCAAGCCCGAATTTCACAACTTGAATCAATATCAAATGAGAGAGAAGCCGAATTTTCTTCCCTGGCGAAGAAATTTGAGGACAGCAGTAATGAATATGGTCAGCTACAGGAGAAACTGGGTCAGAGGGAAGTGGAACACTCAACTCTGTCTGAGATGCATGAGCTGCATAAGAGTAAAACGTTGGCTCAAATTACAGGTTTAGAGGCTGCTGTGGCAGGGCTGGAACTGGAGCTGGAATCCTTGCAAGGTCAGAAGAAAGATATAGAAGTTGAGATTGAGAAGAAAGAAACTCAAGTGAAACAACTAGCCAAAGAGAATGAGGGATTGCAAGCCCAAACTTCAGAACTTGAATCAATATCAAATGAGAGAGAAGCTGAACTTTCTGCTCTCACCAAAAAACTTGAGGAGATCAATAGTGAAGCTATTCAGCTGAAGGAGCAATTGGTTCAGAAGGAAAAGGAATACTCAGCTCTGTCTGAGAAGCATGAGCTGCATGAGAGTAAAACATCGGCTCAAATCCTGGGATTAGAGGCTGCTGTGGCAGGGCTGGAACTGGAGCTGGGATCTTTGCGAGGTCAGAAAGAAGATATAGATGTTGAGATTGAGAACAAAGAAACTCAAGTGAAACAACTAGCAGAAGCGAATGCGGGACTGCAAGCCCGAATTTCACAACTTGAATCAATATCAAATGAGAGAGAAGCTGAATTTTCTTCCCTGGCGAAGAAATTTGAGGACAGCAGTAATGAATATGGTCAGCTACAGGAGAAACTGGGTCAGAGGGAAGTGGAACACTCAACTCTGTCTGAGATGCATGAGCTGCATAAGAGTAAAACGTTGGCTCAAGTTACAGGTTTAGAGGCTGCTGTGGCAGGGCTGGAACTGGAGCTGGAATCTTTGCGAGGTCAGAAAAAAGATATAGAAGTTGAGATTGAGAAGAAAGAAACTCAAGTGAAACAACTAGCCGAAGAGAATGCGGGATTGCAAGCCCAAACTTCAGAACTTGAATCAATATCAAATGAGAGAGAAGCTGAACTTTCTGCTCTCACCAAAAAACTTGAGGAGATCAATAGTGAAGCTATTCAGCTGAAGGAGCAATTGTATCAGAAGGAAAAGGAATACTCAGCTCTGTCTGAGAAGCATGAGCTGCATGAGAGTAAAACATTGGCTCAAATTACGGGATTAGAGGCTGCTGTCGCAGGGCTGGAACTGGAGCTGGAATCTTTGCAAGGTCAGAAAACAGATATAGAAGTTGAGATTGAGAACAAAGAAACTCAAGTGAAACAACTAGCAGAAGAGAATGCGGGACTGCAAGCCCGAATTTCACAACTTGAATCAATATCAAATGAGAGAGAAGCCGAATTTTCTTCCCTGGTGAAGAAATTTGAGGACAGCGGTAATGAATATGGTCAGCTACAGGAGAAACTGGGTCAGAGGGAAGTGGAACACTCAACTCTGTCTGAGATGCATGAGCTGCATAAGAGTAAAACGTTGGCTCAAATTACAGGTTTAGAGGCTGCTGTGGCAGGGCTGGAACTGGAGCTGGAATCCTTGCGAGGTCAGAAGAAAGATATAGAAGTTGAGATTGAGAAGAAAGAAACTCAAGTGAAACAACTAGCCGAAGAGAATGCGGGATTGCAAGCCCAAACTTCAGAACATGAATCAATATCAAATGAGAGAGAAGCTGAACTTTCTGCTCTCACCAAAAAACTTGAGGAGATCAATAGTGAAGCTATTCAGCTGAAGGAGCAATTGTATCAGAAGGAAAAGGAATACTCAGCTCTGTCTGAGAAGCATGAGCTGCATGAGAGTAAAACATTGGCTCAAATTACGGGATTAGAGGCTGCTGTTGCAGGGCTGGAACTGGAGCTGGAATCTTTGCGAGGTCAGAAAACAGATATAGAAGTTGAGATTGAGAACAAAGAAACTCAAGTGAAACAACTAGCAGAAGAGAATGCGGGACTGCAAGCCCGAATTTCACAACTTGAATCAATATCAAATGAGAGAGAAGCCGAATTTTCTTCCCTGGTGAAGAAATTTGAGGACAGCGGTAATGAATATGGTCGGCTACAGGAGAAACTGGGTCAGAGGGAAGTGGAACACTCAACTCTGTCTGAGATGCATGAGCTGCATAAGAGTAAAACGTTGGCTCAAATTGCAGGTTTAGAGGCTGCTGTGGCAGGGCTGGAACTGGAGCTGGAATCCTTGCGAGGTCAGAAGAAAGATATAGAAGTTGAGATTGAGAAGAAAGAAACTCAAGTGAAACAACTAGCCGAAGAGAATGCGGGATTGCAAGCCCAAACTTCAGAACTTGAATCAATATCAAATGAGAGAGAAGCTGAACTTTCTGCTCTCACCAAAAAACTTGAGGAGATCAATAGTGAATCTATTCAGCTGAAGGAGCAATTGGATCAGAAGGAAAAGGAATACTCAGCTCTATCTGAGAAGCATGAGCTGCATGAGAGTAAAACATTGGCTCAAATCCTGGGATTAGAGGCTGCTGTGGCAGGGCTGGAACTGAAGATGAAAACTTTGCAAGGTCAGAAAGAAGATATAGATGTTGAGATTGAGAACAAAGAAACTCAAGTGAAACAACTAGCAGAAGAGAATGCGGGATTGCAAGCCCAAATTTCAGAACTTGAATCAATATCAAATGAGAGAGAAGCTGAACTTTCTGCTCTGACGAAGAAACTTGAGGACAGCAGTAATGAATATAGTCAGCTACAAGAGAAACTGGGTCAGAGGGAAAAGGAATACTCAACTCTGTCTGAGATGCACAATCTGCATGAGATTGAAACActggataaaataaaaggatttGAGTCAGAAGCTACAGGGCTAGCACTGGAGCTGGAATCTTTGCGACATCAGAAGAGTGGCTTGGAAGTAGAGATAAAGAGCAAAGAAACTGTAGCAAAACAACTGGGAGAGGAAAATGTGGGACTGCAAGCCCGAATTTCAGAACTTGAATCGACTTTGGAAGACAGAGAAGCTGAACTTTCCGCTCTCACAAAGAAACTTGAGGACAGCAATCATGAATCGTCATCCAGAATAGCAGATTTGTCTGCACAGATCAATAATCTGCTAGCTGAGGTAGATTCTTTGCGTGCCCAGAAAGTTGAGTTGGAGGAACTTATAGTATCCAAAGGTGATGAAGCATCGACTCAGGTCAAGGGATTAGTGGAACAAGTAAACGTGTTGCAGCAGGAATTGTTGTCAATGCAGAGCGGGAAAACTGAATTGCAAGTGCAGCTTGAGAACAAAACTCAAGAAGTTTCTGAATTCTTGATACAGATACAAAATCTGAAAGAAGAAATAACAAACAAGATAACGGATCATGAGAGGGTTgtggaagagaaagagagtttgacggcagaaaagagagagattgagataAAGGTGGACTCAATACACAACCACAAAAGTGAACTCGAAGAGGAGATAAGAACAAAATGCCTTGAGAGTGATCAGTTGAGGGCACAAATTGTTGAGCTAAAGGATCAAATAGTTGAATTTGAGAAGAGACTAACAGAAAAAGAGGCCGAGTTTTCTTCCCTCCAGGAGAAACATGACAGTGCTGTGAACGACGCTTCTGCTCAAATAACAGCCTTTGTGTCACAGGTTACTAGTCTACAACAGGATTTGGATGCATTACAGACCGAGAAGAACCAGATGGAGTTGCAGTTTGAGAGGGAGAAACAAGAACTTTCGCAGAGCCTGACGCAATTGGAGAATGAAAAGGTTGAGTTAAAGAGCAAGATTGCTGATCATCAGAGACTGCTGAATGAACACGAGGAGACATATGGCAAGTTAAAAGATGAATATATGCAGTTGGAGAGTCGTATGCAGGACAGTAAGGTCAACCACGATGCTGCAGAAAGGAAAATCGAGCAAATGGCAGAAGATTTCAGTAAGAAAATTGAATCGAAAGATGAGACAATAGCTGATTTGGAGCAAGAGGCTGAATATCTGAAACGAGATCTTGAAGAAAAAGGGTACGAGCTTAGTTCTTTGGTTGAAAACTCCCGTAATGTTGAAGTTAAGCTCCGCCTGTCAAACCAGAAGCTCCGGGTTACAGAGCAGGTATTGACCGAGAAAGAGGAGAGCTTCAAAAAGGCAGAACTGAAATTCCTGGAAGAACAGAGAGCACTTGAAGACAGGATTGCTAGATTGTCTGGTATAATCTCTGCTAACAACGAAGCCTATCAAAGAAACATCACACTTGTTTCAGAAAATGTTAACGGTTCTTTGAGAAGAATGGAATCCATGATCAAAAAATTTGTGGACGACTATGCAAAATATGAGACGTGCATTCTGGAAACATCACAGCAGCTTCACATTGCAAAGAATTGGGCTGCAGAAACAAATAGTGAAAGAGAGACGTTGAAGAGGGAGGTGGAGGACCTAATTGAACGACTGCGagataagaaagaagaagcATTGGTGCTTGGAGAGCAGGTCGAGAGGATGCGGGCAAAGGCAAGTAAGGAAGAAGTGGAGAAGGGGAGTCTGATCAAAGCCGTGAGCCAACTTGAGAAGAAAGCGGCGGACTTGGAGAAGGTGGTGGAGGAAAAAACAGAGGGAATGCTGGGATTAGGAGAGGAGAAGAGGGAAGCCATAAGACAGTTGTGCATATGGATCGAGTATCACCAAAGCCGGTACGATCATCTCAAGGAAATTCTCTCGAAGACAACTCCGGCAAGAGGCCAGACGAGGGCCTCGACGTCTCGTCCttga
- the LOC137711002 gene encoding mitochondrial adenine nucleotide transporter ADNT1-like, protein MASEDVKRTSDSAVSTIVNLAEEAKLASEGVKAPTGHVLLSIAKSLVAGGVAGGVSRTAVAPLERLKILLQVQNPHSIKYKGTIQGLKYIWRTEGFRGLFKGNGTNCARIVPNSAVKFFSYEEASKGILWFYRQQTGNEDAQLTPVLRLGAGACAGIIAMSATYPMDMVRGRLTVQTDMSPRQYRGIYHALTTVFREEGPRALYRGWLPSVIGVVPYVGLNFAVYESLKDWLIKSRPFGLVQDSELSVLTRLACGAAAGTVGQTVAYPLDVIRRRMQMVGWKDAASVVVGDGKSRASLEYTGMVDAFRKTVHHEGFGALYKGLVPNSVKVVPSIAIAFVTYEVVKDVLGVEMRISD, encoded by the exons ATGGCGTCGGAGGATGTGAAGAGGACGAGTGATTCCGCGGTGTCGACGATTGTGAACCTGGCCGAGGAGGCGAAACTCGCAAGCGAAGGAGTGAAGGCGCCGACCGGCCATGTCTTGCTTAGCATCGCCAAGTCCCTCGTTGCCGGAGGAGTTGCCGGTGGAGT GTCACGAACTGCTGTTGCTCCATTggaaagattaaaaattttgcTGCAG GTTCAAAACCCTCATAGTATTAAATACAAAGGGACGATTCAGGGCTTGAAGTACATATGGAGGACTGAGGGTTTCAGAGGCTTGTTTAAAGGCAATGGAACTAATTGTGCTCGCATAGTCCCTAATTCAGCAGTCAAGTTCTTTAGCTACGAGGAAGCATCAAA GGGTATTTTATGGTTCTACCGACAGCAAACTGGAAATG AAGATGCTCAACTCACACCTGTATTACGCCTTGGAGCTGGTGCATGTGCTGGAATTATTGCCATGTCAGCAACTTACCCAATGGACATGGTACGAGGTCGTTTAACTGTCCAG ACAGACATGTCTCCTCGGCAATATAGGGGAATATATCATGCTCTCACAACCGTCTTTAGGGAAGAAGGACCCCGGGCTCTGTACAGAGGTTGGCTGCCTTCTGTCATAGGAGTT GTACCGTATGTTGGTCTCAATTTTGCTGTTTATGAATCTCTGAAAGATTGGTTGATCAAAAGTAGACCTTTTGGACTAGTCCAGGACTCTGAGTTGAGTGTACTTACGAGGCTTGCATGTGGGGCTGCTGCTGGGACTGTGGGCCAGACGGTTGCTTACCCTCTCGATGTCATCCGGAGAAGAATGCAGATGGTAGGCTGGAAGGATGCTGCTTCGGTTGTCGTTGGTGATGGAAAGAGCAGGGCATCCCTAGAATATACTGGTATGGTTGATGCATTCAGGAAAACAGTCCATCATGAGGGGTTTGGAGCACTGTACAAGGGTTTGGTCCCAAACTCTGTTAAG gtGGTACCTTCCATAGCAATTGCTTTTGTCACGTATGAGGTAGTGAAGGACGTTCTTGGAGTTGAGATGAGGATATCTGACTAA